The Plasmodium relictum strain SGS1 genome assembly, chromosome: 9 genome window below encodes:
- a CDS encoding nucleolar preribosomal assembly protein, putative, translating into MEVDNKVQRKEILIQFVNHENKATGPVINVPLSITKDNLDELINDLKKKNDGFVEEDSEDINYSFMINDKLPIKNSLYDAIKDNNISSENILSIKYFPLNIFKVKKINTCSATLPGHTNSILCLAFSPNSSHLATGSGDNTVRLWDINTQTPIATLKDHKNWVLVVLFSPDNKFLATAGMDQTICIYDTHTGKLLNILTGHKKEVTTLCFEPLHLLKESDIKKKSIDAKKRKKISEIKEENKDNNKSKNKKNKTNKEIENRKVLVNSNNNGHVDEVINEGKEKNEEAIKKEKKEKIYNDKKDSSNSYNQKDAFFVKSRLASAGKDGSIRINNILNNNVDIILTGHTDTITCILWSGKNEKNSRIYSSSRDRTIKIWNVNEGTLLYDFKGHSHWVNCISLNSERILKNGIYNLDVIINKIHIENHIEKSKIIFNKFFKNQSNEKLVSGSDDGTLYLIDCLKNGQYKTTRLVGHQKPVIHVQFSPDGKLIASSSFDKSVRIWSSTNGQFLAVYRGHVGPVYKIAWSIDNNYFVSCSHDSTLKLWKANHLIAYFKKEKENCNDTKSVKEEDEEQQKKNKKIKTLLVDLPGHADAVYAIDWSNDGKFVASGGKDKVLKIWSH; encoded by the coding sequence tattaattacTCTTTTATGATAAATGATAAGTTAccaataaaaaatagtttaTACGATGctataaaagataataatataagtagtgaaaatatattatcaataaaatatttcccattaaatatttttaaagttaaaaaaataaatacttgTAGCGCAACTTTACCGGGTCATACAAATTCTATTCTTTGTTTGGCTTTTAGTCCAAATAGTTCTCACTTAGCTACAGGATCAGGTGATAATACAGTTCGTTTATGGGATATAAATACACAAACGCCAATTGCGACATTAAAAGATCATAAAAATTGGGTTTTAGTTGTTTTATTTTCTCctgataataaatttttagcCACAGCGGGAATGGACCAAACTATTTGTATATATGATACGCACACAgggaaattattaaatatattaacagGCCACAAAAAAGAAGTAACAACTTTATGCTTTGAACCTCTCCACTTATTGAAGGAGagtgatattaaaaaaaaaagtattgatgcaaaaaaaagaaagaaaataagtgaaataaaagaagagaataaagataataacaaaagtaaaaacaaaaaaaataaaacgaataaagaaattgaaaataGAAAAGTACTTGTTAACAGTAATAACAATGGACATGTTGATGAAGTTATTAATGAGGGaaaggaaaaaaatgaagaagctATAAAGAAAgagaagaaagaaaaaatatataatgataaaaaggATTCATCTAATAGTTACAATCAAAAGGATgcattttttgtaaaaagtAGGCTAGCAAGTGCAGGAAAAGATGGAAGCATaagaattaataatatactGAATAATAATGTTGACATAATATTAACAGGACATACAGATACTATAACATGCATATTATGGTCAGgtaaaaatgagaaaaatagCAGAATTTATAGTAGTTCCAGGGACAGAACTATTAAAATATGGAATGTGAATGAAGGTACCTTGCTTTATGATTTTAAAGGTCACAGTCACTGGGTAAATTGCATATCTTTAAATTCAgaaagaatattaaaaaatggaatttataatttagatgttataataaacaaaatacATATTGAAAATCATATTGAAAAgtcaaaaattatatttaacaaattctttaaaaatcaGAGTAATGAAAAGTTGGTAAGTGGATCTGATGATGGGacattatatttaattgattGTTTAAAAAATGGTCAGTATAAAACTACAAGATTAGTAGGTCATCAAAAGCCGGTTATTCATGTGCAATTTTCACCTGATGGAAAATTAATTGCATCTTCTTCTTTTGATAAAAGTGTTAGAATATGGTCAAGTACAAATGGCCAGTTTTTAGCTGTTTACCGAGGTCATGTAGGGCCAGTTTACAAAATTGCATGGTCTATTGATAACAATTATTTTGTTTCATGTAGTCATGATAGTACTCTAAAGTTATGGAAAGCAAATCATCTAATTGCTTATTTCAagaaagaaaaggaaaattgCAATGATACAAAAAGTGTaaaagaagaagatgaagaacaacaaaaaaaaaacaaaaaaattaaaacattattGGTAGACTTACCAGGGCACGCTGACGCCGTTTATGCTATCGATTGGTCAAATGATGGAAAGTTTGTTGCGTCAGGAGGAAAAGAtaaagttttaaaaatttggTCTCACTaa
- the DYN1 gene encoding dynamin-like protein, putative, translated as MYNNLRKLINIIDELRDIGLQKYINLPRICVVGTQSSGKSSVLESIVGLDFLPRGEGIVTRRPIEFRLIHINENSEFKHWAVFENEKNKKYVDFNEVRDQINRLTDELAGKNKGIIDEPIVLNIYSVKCPDLSLIDLPGITRVPLKNSDQTDDIERLTREMAFRYVKDPRTIILAVLPANADMSTSDALQIARKVDPKGLRTIGVITKIDLMDKGVDASKMLMNDEINLRLGYTGVINRSTEDIKKGKSIPESLKDELEFFQNHPVYKKLPPSLYGTNSLTDKLTKVLLRHIKNFLPDIKVEINDKMRLINDKLYELGNNVPIDATKKTQILWSMISDYCEIFKNTLKGKYDKRLQVFIENNDIICGLKVRSIFNEFLDDYVGKNVTSELTDNDIDDAICLHEGDSLPGFPSPDTFEFLILPHLKKINAPVLDCLDKVSQTLEILSQKIANRVLNRFPKLSEQVLELSQNILLREKENTQNILENFIEAETNYLFTNDVSYLIEHGSIINATEEDQNENVNQNYNQQKQQSNMPNSNVDNVQNKYFPNMMNDQEYITGKAAKFVNSAQKSVMNIWNAKEKKKTRYNSQFIQEIRRRLDCYFNIVLRNVRDSVPKIIGYFLIRKLQEKMQFELYSDLNSEQKLYELLNEPPNVVKEREVLNKQLEILKKANQVLLKDPNITSINLDLFDANYEQDLIDFQKSLKSSNNQYSLNMHNQHFKPNHNTSQNNMHNINDNLSLSKRNHINSSPNTSSNSLNSNLMKHNSMLNQKISNGPSYSQQTHINSDSKGKHLFEKEPLKKKVQYNPLFD; from the exons ATGTATAATAATTTACgtaaattaattaatataattgatGAGCTAAGAGATATAGGAttgcaaaaatatataaacttgCCCCGAATTTGTGTTGTAGGAACACAAAGTAGTGGTAAAAGCAGTGTTTTAGAATCTATTGTTGGTTTAGATTTCTTGCCAAGAGGAGAAGGTATTGTAACAAGAAGACCAATCGAATTTCGATTAATTCacattaatgaaaatagtgAATTTAAACATTGGGCAGTGTTtgaaaatgagaaaaataaaaaatatgttgaTTTTAATGAAGTAAGAGATCAAATAAATAGATTAACAGATGAATTAGcaggaaaaaataaaggtATTATTGATGAACCTATagtattaaatatttattctgTCAAATGCCCAGATTTATCTTTAATTGATTTACCTGGTATTACTAGAGTACCATTGAAAAATTCTGATCAAACTGATGATATTGAAAGATTAACAAGAGAAATGGCATTCAGATATGTTAAAGATCCTAGAACAATTATTTTGGCTGTTTTACCAGCCAATGCTGATATGTCTACTAGTGATGCTTTACAAATTGCAAGAAAAGTAGATCCTAAGGGACTAAGAACGATTGGTGTTATCACAAAAATAGATTTAATGGATAAGGGAGTTGATGCTAGTAAAATGTTGATGAATGATGAAATCAATTTAAGACTAGGATATACAGGTGTAATAAATAGATCAAcagaagatataaaaaaaggaaaaagtaTACCTGAATCTTTAAAAGATGAACTagaattttttcaaaatcatccagtatataaaaaattacctCCATCTTTGTATGGTACTAATTCACTTACTGATAAATTAACCAAAGTTTTATTAAGACatataaaaaactttttaCCTGATATAAAAGTAGaaattaatgataaaatGAGATTAATAAATGACAAATTATACGAACTAGGAAATAATGTACCTATTGATGCAACAAAGAAAACACAAATATTGTGGTCAATGATTAGTGATTATTGTgaaatttttaagaatactttaaaaggaaaatatgataaaagaTTACAGgtttttattgaaaataatgatattataTGTGGACTTAAAGTTAGAAGTATTTTTAACGAATTTTTAGATGATTATGTTGGAAAAAATGTAACTAGTGAATTAACAGATAACGATATTGATGATGCCATTTGTTTGCATGAGGGAGATAGTTTACCTGGATTTCCTTCCCCTGATActtttgaatttttaattttaccacacttaaaaaaaattaatgcaCCTGTATTAGACTGCTTAGATAAAGTAAGTCAAACACTAGAAATTTTATCTCAGAAAATTGCTAATCGTGTTCTAAATAGATTCCCTAAATTATCAGAGCAAGTATTAGAGCTATctcaaaatattttacttagagaaaaagaaaatacacaaaatattttagagAATTTTATTGAAGCAGAaacaaattatttatttacaaatGATGTTTCATATTTAATAGAACATGGTAGTATTATTAATGCAACTGAAGAAGatcaaaatgaaaatgtaaaTCAAAATTATAATCAACAGAAACAGCAATCTAACATGCCCAATTCCAATGTTGATAATGTGCAAAACAAATATTTTCCAAATATGATGAATGATCAAGAATACATCACTGGAAAAGCTGCTAAATTTGTGAACAGTGCACAAAAATCAGTCATGAATATTTGGAATgcaaaggaaaaaaaaaaaacaaggTACAATTCACAATTTATTCAGGAGATTAGACGTAGATTAGAttgttattttaatattgttTTAAGAAATGTTAGAGATAGCGTACCTAAGATTATTGGGTACTTTTTAATAAGAAAGTTGCAGGAAAAAATGCAGTTTGAATTATACTCAGATTTAAACAGCGagcaaaaattatatgaattattaaatgaaCCACCTAATGTAGTAAAAGAAAGAGAAGTCCTAAATAAACAgttagaaatattaaaaaaagccAACCAAGTCCTTTTAAAAGATCCAAATATTACTTCTATTAATTTAGATTTATTTGATGCTAATTATGAACAAGATTTAATAGATTTtcaaaaaagtttaaaaagCAGTAATAATCAGTATTCACTTAATATGCATAATCAACACTTTAAACCAAATCATAACACTTCTCAAAACAACATGCATAATATTAATGACAATTTGTCTTTAAg cAAGCGCAATCATATAAATTCAAGTCCAAATACTTCATCtaattcattaaattcaAATTTAATGAAACATAATAGTATGCTAAATCAAAAGATAAGTAATGGCCCATCTTATAGCCAGCAAACACATATCAAtt CTGATTCAAAAGGAAAacatttatttgaaaaagagcctttaaagaaaaaa gTACAATATAACCCTTTATTCGATTAG
- the CRIPT gene encoding cysteine-rich PDZ-binding protein, putative — translation MPCDKCEQKLKKLPTPDVNNSSNRSIGVNKLLEYRNNKQKFNPNSRKCKKCNSQLHFDGKYCSICSYKLGKCHLCGKTITDNSSHNMSII, via the exons atgccTTGTGATAAGTGtgaacaaaaattaaaaaaattaccaACTCCTGATGTAAATAAca GTTCAAATAGATCTATTGGAGTTAATAAATTGTTGGAATACCGCAATAATAAACAAAA aTTCAATCCTAATAGTAGGAAATGTAAAAAATGCAATAGTCAACTTCATTTTGACGGAAAATATTGTTCTATATG ttctTATAAATTAGGAAAATGTCACTTGTGCGGTAAAACTATAACAGATAATTCTTCCCATAACATgtcaattatataa
- a CDS encoding bicoid-interacting protein BIN3, putative, whose protein sequence is MRGCVFDTIEKKDFKKLKNYFKIPLRNTIYGYKLINKCKKKKKIFLHGNFPNYYYERYKKKKREIKIEKEEKEKEERKKEREKEEREKEKEKKERKKEIEEIEKVEIKGKYNINDNNNSSINNESLNNLNENKYLQNKYIINDYRLTQIDNLIKDIFKNKIILDIGCNIGVTTFLLSLKYECKIVNGIDIDCSLINKNVYLLKLFIEFILVHYNQKHILHFFLNNKNLLKIQKDIFLDLYFLFEYLKQERSKIKHEIKNSDVEINVNENKNKNEIKDKNKSFNESYNFIGDTNLLGSTDNYHFPFNVYFLCSNIFDKKFSKIENKYDIIICFSVLKWIHLNYGDNYIIIFFDLIHKMLKKNGYFILEYHNEIKYKIKKSERDFYKHEINLNYMHFDDISKGKYNNSCKLKLIHKTNCNVQEEQVKKKNKNKKVGMFNRFICIYQKI, encoded by the coding sequence ATGAGAGGTTGTGTTTTTGATacaattgaaaaaaaagattttaaaaaattaaaaaattattttaagatTCCTTTGAGAAATACAATATATGGGTATAaactaataaataaatgcaaaaaaaaaaaaaaaatttttttacacGGAAATTTtccaaattattattatgagagatacaaaaagaaaaaaagagaaataaaaatagaaaaagaagaaaaagaaaaagaagaaagaaaaaaagaaagagaaaaagaagaaagagaaaaagaaaaagaaaaaaaagaaagaaaaaaagaaatagaagaaatagaaaaagtgGAAATAAAgggaaaatataatattaacgataataataatagtagtaTTAACAATGAaagtttaaataatttaaatgaaaacaagtatttacaaaataaatatattattaatgatTATAGATTAACGCAAAttgataatttaataaaagatatatttaaaaacaaaattatattagATATTGGATGTAATATTGGTGTAactacttttttattaagtttAAAATATGAGTGTAAGATTGTTAATGGTATAGATATAGATTGCTcattaataaacaaaaacgtttatttgttaaaattatttattgagTTTATTTTAGTGCATTATAATCAAAAGcatattttacatttttttttaaataataagaatTTGCTTAAAATACAGAAAGATATATTCCTggatttatactttttatttgaatatttaaaacaagaaagaagtaaaattaaacatgaaattaaaaactcAGATGTAGAGATAAATgtgaatgaaaataaaaataaaaatgaaataaaagataaaaacaaATCGTTTAATGAaagttataattttattggTGACACTAATTTATTAGGAAGTACTGataattatcattttccttttaatgtatattttttatgttctaatatttttgataaaaaattcagtaaaatagaaaataaatatgacaTAATTATATGTTTTTCTGTTTTAAAATGGATTCACTTAAATTACGgtgataattatattataattttttttgatttaattcataaaatgttaaagaaaaatggatattttatattagaatatcataatgaaataaaatataaaataaaaaagagtgAAAGGGATTTTTATAAACATGAAATTAACTTAAATTATATGCATTTTGATGATATATCAAAAGGTAAATATAACAACAGTTGCAAATTGAAATTGATACACAAAACTAATTGTAATGTTCAAGAAGAacaagttaaaaaaaaaaataaaaataaaaaagtaggAATGTTTAATAgatttatttgtatttatcaaaaaatataa
- the ABCB3 gene encoding ABC transporter B family member 3, putative encodes MPKCLLLLVTLLLLIFHNEFFMKSKIIINSKRNYAIGKFKKKFFFDAQEKIKLSELINKFPYRKKDKHIIKFKKILKYSFINSFNIRHLNMNKNLEKKIVNMIKKKNNKCLIKIGVCFKLDYKNQFLSSYDLCKEKFYIFLKKLKSKTDYYMLMTKKYIEKNNMINFLWICKNILWKKEIFFLTLFVMVNSAIISIIIPKFDNLIFSELTNRKLDNFYYLLCNCIFFRVINISLCSLRNYIFMITSADCLKKVKSILFQIYLNKEYEYYDKVNHNIVINKLTLESHDFSDIIPYYINPFIRNFFSIIFNFSYIFYLNKKLSTVILCCFLFSSFLTMISSKLKKKRIKSINKQKAHNTKVSLEALNNMNIVKLYSTEIHEYSKYSNSLNRILNLQIKKEQFNLFYMILNKLFVTITYILIILQGDILLKNNQIDKKTFTSFFFYINNIYSYIYILDYYIDIHDIVDQYHHIIKLIKKYVIRNRDKLKFNDHTREMDITNKLNIEEIEMNKKEDIKKENRMHSKTNEIDKIDKNNESELKNNDKSEISNLKSFKKEKNIENSLYFKDIKNKENDVILSFKNVFFKYSNNPSSYVLKNINMKIYKNTNNIIIGKSGGGKSTILKLILNLYKCTKGKIYLYNKLLNSYSSREIFEKITYVEQNSKLLKATIKENLIYGMNNKNFDMIDLINVSRCCTSHEFISRLRKRYETVVSNKTELLSSSQKQKICIARALVRYPKILLLDESTSSLGKDNERTIFENIKKNSTFKNLTIIHITHKKANLDLCDNIFILKDGYLTRQKNF; translated from the exons ATGCCGAAATGCTTATTACTTTTAGTTacattattgttattaattttccataatgaattttttatgaaatcaaaaattattattaatagtaAGAGAAATTATGCTATAggtaaatttaaaaaaaaatttttttttgatgcacaggaaaaaattaaattatctgaattaataaacaaatttccatatagaaaaaaggataaacatataattaagtttaaaaaaatattgaaatattcttttataaattcttttaatataagacatttaaatatgaataaaaatttggaaaaaaaaatagttaacatgataaaaaaaaaaaacaacaaATGCTTAATTAAAATAGGAGTATGCTTTAAGTTAGATTATAAGAATCAGTTTCTTAGTAGCTATGATTTATGTAAAGAaaaattctatatttttttaaaaaaattaaaatcaaaAACAGATTATTATATGTTAATGACTAAAAAGTATATAGAGAAAAACAACATGATAAATTTCTTATggatatgtaaaaatatattatggaAAAAggagatattttttttaacccTATTTGTTATGGTTAATAGCGCTATTATTAGTATAATTATTCCTAAAtttgataatttaatatttagtGAATTAACAAATAGAAAAttagataatttttattatttattatgcaactgtattttttttcgtgttattaatatatctttatgtagcttaagaaattatatatttatgattaCAAGTGCAGattgtttaaaaaaagtaaaaagcatattatttcaaatttatttgaataaaGAATATGAATATTACGATAAGGTTAATCATAACAtagttataaataaattaacgTTAGAATCACATGATTTCTCAGATATTATACCATATTATATTAATCCATTTATAAGAAACttcttttctattatttttaatttttcttatatattttatttaaataaaaaactatCTACTGTTATTCTTTGctgttttttgttttcttcatttttgaCAATGATTTCTtctaaattgaaaaaaaaaaggataaaatCAATAAATAAACAGAAAGCACATAATACTAAAGTATCACTGGAGgcattaaataatatgaatatcGTTAAACTATATAGTACTGAAATACATGAATACAGTAAATATTCAAATTCATTAAATCGTATTTTAAATttgcaaataaaaaaagaacaatttaatttattctatATGATACTTAATAAACTTTTTGTGactattacatatatattaattattttgcaaggagatattttattaaagaataatcagatagataaaaaaacattcacatcttttttcttttacattaataatatttattcttatatatacatattagATTATTATATTGATATTCACGATATAGTAGATCAATATCATCacattattaaattaattaaaaaatatgtaataaGAAATAGAGATAAGCTAAAGTTTAATGATCATACAAGAGAAATGGACATAACAAATAAGCTAAATATAGAAGAGAtagaaatgaataaaaaagaagatataaaaaaagaaaatagaatGCATAGTAAAACAAAtgaaatagataaaatagataaaaataatgagtcagaattaaaaaataacgaTAAAAGTGAAATCTCTAatttaaaatcatttaaaaaggaaaaaaatatagaaaattcattatattttaaggatatcaaaaataaggaaaatgATGTTAttctttcatttaaaaatgttttttttaaatactcaAATAATCCTTCTAGTTACgtgttaaaaaatataaatatgaaaatttataagaacacaaataatataataataggAAAAAGTGGAGGTGGTAAATCaacaattttaaaattaattttaaatttatataaatgtacaaaaggaaaaatatatttatataataaattattaaatagtTATTCAAGTCGTGAGATTTTTGAGAAAATAACATATGTTGAGCAAAATTCCAAGTTGTTAAAAGCAactataaaagaaaatttaatatatggAATGAATAATAAGAATTTTGATATGATAGATTTAATTAATGTATCAAGATGTTGTACTAGTCATGAATTTATAAGTAGATTAAGAAAAAGATATGAAACAGTAGTTTCTAACAAAACTGAATTGTTATCTTCATCTCAAAAGCAAAAAATATGTATCGCAAGAGCATTAGTTAGATATCCTAAg ataTTACTGCTGGACGAATCAACATCATCTCTTGGGAAAGATAATGAGAGAacaatttttgaaaatataaaaaaaaattcaactTTCAAAAATTTAACAATAATTCATATAACACATAAAAAAGCTAATTTAGATTTATGTgacaatatttttattcttaagg atGGTTATTTAACGagacaaaaaaatttttaa